A DNA window from Calliphora vicina chromosome 1, idCalVici1.1, whole genome shotgun sequence contains the following coding sequences:
- the LOC135963706 gene encoding sarcotoxin-1C-like yields the protein MNLNKVFIFLAMILVAFVGQSQGGWLKKFGKKIERVGQHTRDATIQAIGVAQQAANVAATLKG from the exons atgaatttaaacaaagtttttatctTCCTTGCCATGATTTTGGTGGCATTTGTTGGTCAAAGTCAAGGTGGTTGGTTGAAAAAGTTTGGCAAGAAAATt gaACGTGTTGGTCAACATACTCGTGATGCCACCATACAAGCCATTGGTGTTGCTCAACAGGCAGCAAATGTTGCAGCAACTTTAAAGGGCTGA
- the LOC135963394 gene encoding sarcotoxin-1D-like, with product MNFNKIFVFFALILVAVVGQNEAKWLKKFGKRIERVGQNTRDATIKTIGVAQQAADVAATLKG from the exons atgaatttcaataaaattttcgtATTCTTCGCCCTAATTTTGGTGGCTGTTGTGGGTCAAAATGAAGCTAAATGGTTGAAAAAGTTTGGCAAGAGAATT GAACGTGTGGGACAAAATACCCGTGATGCTACCATAAAAACCATTGGTGTTGCCCAACAGGCGGCAGATGTGGCCGCCACTTTGAAGGGATAA
- the LOC135963395 gene encoding sarcotoxin-1D has product MNFNKVFVFLALILATILDQSQGGWLKDFGKRIERVGQHTRDASIQAIGVAQQAANVAATLKG; this is encoded by the exons atgaattttaataaagtatttgtctTTCTGGCTTTAATTTTGGCCACTATTTTGGATCAAAGTCAAGGTGGTTGGCTGAAAGATTTTGGCAAGAGAATT gaACGTGTGGGTCAACATACTCGTGATGCCTCCATACAAGCTATTGGTGTTGCCCAACAGGCGGCAAATGTTGCAGCAACTTTAAAGGGTTGA